In the genome of Chrysiogenes arsenatis DSM 11915, one region contains:
- a CDS encoding TRAP transporter large permease, giving the protein MDWGVTLTIAIAVLLMLFTLGMPVFVAFLVINVVGVFMLFGTSGFGMFTNSIYQTINQESLIAIPLFILMGEVLFRSNAVDILANSIDKMVGNVRGRHYVLVTALSTVFGALSGSAVAVAAMLGRTVLPSMEQRGYDVRLATSAVLGGASLAPIIPPSLLVVMVGSMVDVSIAKLLIAGIIPGVMMAFVMVIYTYIRILRDPSLEPPQKEAKAEFNLKEFVMAFVRTLPFLIVIFSVMGLILLGVVTPTESAATGVLGALVAAAVFRKLSLKMMYQALLGTCSVSAMILIIMASSMLFGQLLSFTGASSGLVRMASEMDLPTVGTFIILMLIPFLLCMFVDLFAVMLVAIPIYDPLLQVYGFDPVWFWMLFLINLTLGSLTPPFGYTIFALKGAMPSLSLDDVYAGAWPMVGLFILGMAIMYVFPGIITWLPALIG; this is encoded by the coding sequence ATGGATTGGGGCGTTACGCTAACCATAGCGATAGCAGTGCTTTTAATGTTGTTTACATTGGGGATGCCGGTCTTCGTCGCCTTCTTGGTCATCAACGTTGTCGGAGTGTTTATGCTGTTTGGAACCAGCGGGTTCGGGATGTTCACCAACAGTATTTACCAGACAATCAACCAGGAATCGCTTATCGCTATTCCCTTGTTTATTTTGATGGGAGAGGTTCTCTTTCGCTCGAATGCGGTCGATATTCTTGCGAACTCGATTGATAAAATGGTCGGAAATGTCCGTGGACGGCATTATGTGCTGGTCACGGCACTTTCAACCGTTTTCGGTGCCTTGAGCGGATCGGCCGTGGCTGTTGCCGCTATGCTTGGCCGTACCGTGCTGCCGAGTATGGAACAGCGTGGCTATGACGTGCGCCTTGCTACCAGCGCCGTTCTGGGCGGAGCAAGTTTGGCACCGATCATTCCACCAAGCCTTCTGGTCGTCATGGTAGGGTCGATGGTTGATGTTTCTATCGCCAAGCTGTTAATTGCCGGCATTATCCCTGGTGTAATGATGGCTTTTGTGATGGTTATTTACACCTATATCAGAATCTTGCGTGACCCTTCTCTTGAGCCTCCACAGAAAGAGGCAAAAGCTGAGTTTAACCTGAAAGAGTTTGTGATGGCCTTTGTCCGTACGCTTCCATTCCTGATTGTCATCTTTTCGGTCATGGGATTGATTCTTCTTGGCGTTGTCACTCCGACTGAATCGGCCGCAACCGGTGTGCTGGGAGCACTTGTCGCTGCAGCGGTTTTCAGAAAACTCTCTCTGAAAATGATGTATCAGGCACTTTTGGGGACGTGTTCCGTCAGTGCGATGATCCTCATTATTATGGCAAGTTCCATGCTCTTCGGCCAACTTCTCTCCTTTACAGGAGCCTCAAGCGGGCTGGTGCGGATGGCTTCGGAAATGGATCTCCCTACGGTAGGAACATTTATTATTCTCATGTTGATACCGTTTCTTCTCTGCATGTTTGTCGATCTCTTTGCTGTCATGCTTGTGGCAATTCCGATTTATGACCCGTTGCTGCAAGTGTACGGTTTCGATCCGGTGTGGTTCTGGATGCTCTTTTTGATCAACTTAACCCTTGGAAGCCTGACACCTCCATTTGGCTATACGATATTCGCGCTGAAAGGTGCCATGCCGAGCTTGTCACTTGATGATGTTTATGCGGGAGCGTGGCCAATGGTGGGACTGTTTATTCTGGGAATGGCAATTATGTATGTATTCCCTGGGATAATAACATGGCTGCCGGCTTTAATTGGATGA
- a CDS encoding TRAP transporter small permease → MTYEDIRISWLATLGRVASTLLDLVTKICFHLSAWSLALIVIIILKEVVMRYFFNAPSSWATDVNTWLLALSIMLALPEITRTNGNVAITVIVDKLGSSKQMIMRRSVAFLGCVVCLVVCYIASLETIRQYDLGIATLWVSPIPKWWISSVIPVGFFLTAVHFLRQGIRPGTQ, encoded by the coding sequence GTGACATACGAAGATATTCGCATTAGCTGGCTGGCCACCTTGGGCAGGGTGGCCAGCACCCTCCTCGATCTCGTTACAAAAATTTGTTTTCACTTGAGCGCATGGTCGTTGGCTTTGATCGTGATCATTATTTTAAAAGAAGTTGTCATGCGATACTTCTTTAACGCACCGTCGAGCTGGGCAACTGATGTGAACACGTGGCTCCTAGCGCTCAGCATAATGCTGGCGCTGCCGGAAATCACGCGGACGAACGGTAATGTTGCTATCACGGTGATTGTTGACAAGCTTGGTTCTAGCAAGCAGATGATTATGCGCCGTAGTGTCGCTTTCTTGGGTTGCGTGGTTTGCTTGGTGGTTTGTTACATAGCGTCTCTGGAAACAATACGGCAGTATGATCTTGGGATTGCGACTCTCTGGGTGAGTCCCATTCCAAAGTGGTGGATATCTTCGGTTATCCCGGTTGGCTTTTTTCTGACGGCGGTGCATTTCTTGCGACAGGGGATACGTCCCGGTACTCAGTAA
- the dctP gene encoding TRAP transporter substrate-binding protein DctP — MKKNVLITCLAVFSVVCIFSTNVLAMNLRMLSAFHPNFIFNIGATNNMIKNLEEMSGGKVKISFHGPDVVSTFEQLQPVQSGIFDLSFTHATYHAGSISIGVGMDATIADPEKRREVGLFDLLDKEYNKIGIKLVSLPVVAPYHFVTRQPLSGKTPSLAGLKMRSNPSLQNTIIALGGTPVTMAGGEVYTSLQRGVIDGAAWTQVGVKDFKWNEVAKYLVSPNFGSISMMIIMNLKKYDSLTPEQKSWIDEAGKKTELDSLAFFNNLIEEEIAYLLGEGGMTLTHLSPEDVANVEKYWNDGLWEMGKQSSNAQAVDAMRKLAVDSGMTR; from the coding sequence ATGAAGAAAAATGTCTTAATCACTTGTTTGGCAGTATTCTCGGTAGTTTGTATTTTCTCTACGAACGTGTTAGCGATGAATCTTCGGATGTTGTCAGCGTTTCATCCAAACTTTATTTTTAACATTGGCGCCACGAATAACATGATCAAAAATCTCGAAGAGATGTCAGGCGGTAAGGTTAAAATCAGTTTCCATGGGCCGGATGTTGTTTCGACATTTGAACAATTACAACCGGTGCAGTCCGGTATATTTGATCTCTCGTTTACACATGCCACGTACCATGCAGGAAGTATCAGCATAGGCGTTGGGATGGATGCGACCATTGCGGATCCAGAGAAACGCAGAGAAGTCGGTCTGTTTGACCTGCTTGACAAAGAGTACAATAAGATTGGCATTAAGCTCGTTTCTCTCCCGGTTGTTGCGCCGTACCACTTTGTTACTCGTCAGCCATTGAGCGGTAAAACCCCAAGCTTGGCTGGCCTTAAAATGCGCAGCAATCCAAGTTTGCAGAATACCATTATTGCACTTGGTGGCACACCTGTAACCATGGCAGGTGGCGAAGTGTACACCTCGCTGCAACGTGGCGTTATTGATGGCGCGGCATGGACGCAGGTCGGGGTAAAGGATTTCAAGTGGAATGAAGTAGCAAAGTATTTGGTAAGCCCAAATTTTGGCTCGATTTCTATGATGATTATCATGAACCTGAAGAAGTATGACTCGCTCACTCCTGAGCAGAAAAGTTGGATTGACGAGGCGGGAAAAAAGACCGAACTCGACAGCTTGGCATTCTTTAACAACTTGATCGAAGAGGAAATTGCCTACTTGCTGGGTGAAGGCGGAATGACTTTGACCCACTTGAGCCCAGAAGACGTCGCCAATGTTGAAAAATACTGGAATGATGGTCTGTGGGAGATGGGAAAGCAGTCTTCAAATGCCCAAGCGGTCGATGCTATGCGCAAACTCGCGGTTGACTCAGGAATGACTCGGTGA
- a CDS encoding YbfB/YjiJ family MFS transporter produces the protein MRPIYAKKYLPALGGMLALAVAMGTGRFAYTPLLPFMQSGAGFDDSIAGIIASWNYAGYLAGALVFGHIPRRFHSTGFRLSLTLILIVTIAMGIAEGLTTWYALRFLAGVLSAAIFVFGSLLVMEALALRGAIHLSGIMYSGVGVGIALSAIGVAPLCDFFGWKEAWIGIGVLSIFPVAFAWLWVKSESLARTSTTKVTTGLNAPQSEKPLRGIFIRLGVAYFLEGLGYVVSVTFLVLIVRTLLDSPVAGTISWLLVGVSAAVSTIFWPQIAARYGESRSLMAAYFIQSIGIASPVFWPTTFGAYLSAVLLGGTFMGIVSLTIMYGRKLAPHKAGTSVGMLTALVGAGQIIAPALAGYIAKIQGNFTVPLLFAAGLVALGGVILAADAWKAHKPA, from the coding sequence ATGCGCCCAATCTACGCAAAAAAATACCTTCCAGCGCTTGGCGGTATGCTCGCTCTGGCAGTTGCCATGGGAACTGGCCGCTTTGCCTACACACCGCTCCTGCCATTTATGCAAAGCGGCGCAGGCTTTGACGATAGCATTGCAGGAATTATTGCTTCATGGAACTATGCTGGATATTTAGCCGGCGCATTAGTATTCGGGCATATCCCGCGTCGTTTTCATAGTACCGGCTTCCGCCTAAGCCTTACTCTCATACTTATCGTAACCATTGCCATGGGAATAGCTGAGGGACTTACTACATGGTATGCTCTCCGATTTCTTGCCGGAGTGCTGAGTGCGGCCATTTTCGTTTTCGGATCACTCTTGGTTATGGAAGCGTTGGCATTGCGCGGAGCAATTCACCTTTCCGGAATCATGTATAGCGGGGTAGGCGTTGGAATAGCACTTTCGGCTATCGGAGTCGCACCACTTTGTGACTTTTTTGGCTGGAAAGAAGCATGGATTGGAATCGGAGTGCTTTCCATTTTTCCAGTCGCGTTTGCGTGGCTATGGGTGAAAAGCGAGTCATTAGCACGAACGTCCACCACGAAAGTGACGACTGGTCTCAACGCGCCACAATCAGAAAAGCCACTCCGCGGGATTTTCATCCGACTGGGAGTGGCATATTTCCTTGAAGGGTTAGGCTATGTTGTTTCGGTAACTTTTTTGGTATTAATCGTCCGCACCCTCCTTGACTCACCAGTAGCGGGGACAATCTCATGGCTTCTCGTTGGGGTTTCTGCAGCAGTATCCACCATTTTCTGGCCACAAATAGCCGCACGATACGGCGAATCCCGTTCACTCATGGCAGCATATTTTATACAGTCTATCGGTATCGCGAGCCCAGTATTCTGGCCAACAACATTCGGAGCATACCTAAGTGCGGTACTGCTTGGCGGGACATTTATGGGAATTGTCAGCCTAACAATTATGTATGGTCGTAAATTAGCACCGCATAAAGCAGGCACATCGGTCGGAATGCTGACAGCCCTCGTCGGCGCTGGACAAATTATTGCTCCGGCACTCGCCGGATATATTGCAAAAATCCAAGGAAACTTTACGGTGCCACTGTTATTTGCGGCAGGATTAGTGGCTTTGGGTGGAGTTATCCTTGCGGCAGATGCTTGGAAAGCACACAAACCGGCATGA
- the lysS gene encoding lysine--tRNA ligase gives MSEVNEQIVQRQIKLNAIREMGHNPYRNHSSRDTDIAQIHTAHGASTKEELEAAQETVPTYRIAGRILALRSFGKAAFVKVVDRTGALQCYVARDEIGQELYELFKKMEVGDIIEVGGRPFRTKTDELSLHATSFTLLTKATRPLPEKWHGLKDLETRYRQRYVDLIVNQESRDRFLMRSRIVKFIRDYFTARDYLEVETPMMHPIVGGATARPFVTHHNTLDMDLFLRIAPELYLKRLVAGGFERVFEINRNFRNEGISPKHNPEFTMIEWYEAYASYEDQMRLTEDLLSRIALELTGSETITYGDHEISLTAPFRRLTIPQALVEYGGLTHEDVTSSDTLQRLARELGMENAAQASDGKLQFFLFEELVEHKLIQPTFIIDYPKEVSPLAKSREDNPMITERFELFVAGWELANGFTELNNPEDQYERFAEQVEAKKAGDDEACDMDSDYIRALEYGLPPTAGEGMGIDRLVMLMTNAPSIRDVILFPHMRPE, from the coding sequence ATGAGTGAAGTAAACGAACAGATTGTGCAACGCCAGATAAAATTGAACGCCATCCGCGAAATGGGCCACAACCCCTACCGCAACCATAGCAGCCGCGATACCGATATCGCGCAGATTCACACCGCGCACGGCGCAAGCACCAAAGAAGAACTGGAAGCCGCTCAGGAAACCGTGCCGACCTATCGCATTGCCGGGCGGATTCTAGCGCTCCGCAGTTTTGGCAAAGCGGCTTTTGTGAAAGTCGTTGATCGCACTGGCGCGCTGCAATGCTACGTCGCGCGTGACGAAATCGGCCAAGAATTGTATGAGCTGTTCAAAAAAATGGAAGTGGGCGACATCATTGAAGTTGGTGGACGGCCATTCCGCACTAAAACTGACGAACTATCACTGCATGCCACCAGCTTTACCCTGCTCACCAAAGCCACGCGGCCACTGCCCGAAAAATGGCACGGCCTGAAAGATCTGGAAACTCGCTATCGCCAACGCTACGTCGATCTGATTGTCAACCAAGAGTCACGCGACCGTTTTTTGATGCGGAGCCGCATTGTTAAATTCATCCGCGACTATTTCACCGCGCGCGACTATCTGGAAGTCGAAACTCCGATGATGCACCCGATCGTTGGTGGCGCAACGGCACGCCCGTTTGTTACGCATCACAACACCCTCGATATGGATCTCTTTTTGCGTATTGCGCCGGAACTCTACCTCAAACGCCTTGTGGCCGGTGGATTTGAACGCGTCTTTGAAATCAATCGTAACTTCCGCAACGAAGGGATTTCGCCGAAACATAACCCCGAATTTACCATGATCGAATGGTACGAAGCCTACGCTTCCTACGAAGATCAGATGCGCCTGACCGAAGATCTGCTCAGTCGTATAGCGCTTGAGCTGACCGGCAGCGAAACCATCACCTATGGCGATCACGAAATTTCGCTGACAGCGCCGTTTCGCCGCTTAACCATTCCGCAGGCACTGGTGGAATATGGCGGGCTGACGCACGAAGATGTGACCAGCAGCGACACCCTGCAACGGCTGGCGCGTGAGTTGGGGATGGAAAACGCCGCGCAAGCTTCCGACGGCAAACTCCAGTTTTTCCTCTTTGAAGAGCTCGTGGAGCACAAACTGATTCAGCCTACATTCATTATCGATTACCCCAAAGAAGTCAGTCCGCTGGCAAAATCGCGCGAAGATAACCCTATGATTACCGAGCGTTTTGAACTCTTTGTTGCCGGTTGGGAACTGGCGAACGGCTTTACAGAATTGAACAACCCCGAAGATCAGTACGAACGCTTTGCTGAGCAAGTCGAGGCAAAAAAAGCTGGTGACGACGAAGCTTGCGACATGGACAGCGACTACATCCGGGCGCTGGAGTATGGCTTGCCGCCAACCGCTGGCGAAGGGATGGGGATTGACCGCTTGGTGATGTTGATGACCAATGCGCCATCCATCCGCGACGTGATTCTCTTCCCGCATATGCGGCCAGAGTGA
- a CDS encoding TIGR00730 family Rossman fold protein: MKLDYNNHNGQIDDLIEALIAMSGTAHNQELIREMIITALRAGADKLDRGDLKIINSGMKELRYSFKLFSEYSERRKVSIFGSARIHHDDAAYQSAREFARRMVEEGFMVITGAGGGIMQAGNEGAGKDNSFGVNITLPFEQGANEWINNDSKLINFKYFFSRKILFVKEAEAIVMFPGGFGTHDEAFESLTLIQTGKSVVVPVIFIDPLGNNHWQGLEDYMREHLYRAGLISEDDMHLYRVTNSIDDAISEIISFYSRFHSYRFVKDRIVIRMNSALRSEQVAYLNQDFRDIVASGSIEQYQSTEAEYGEDATCGMPRLAFHFDRRSYGRLRLLIDMINGFH, translated from the coding sequence ATGAAACTCGACTACAATAATCATAATGGACAAATTGACGACCTGATCGAAGCGCTCATTGCTATGTCGGGAACGGCGCACAATCAGGAATTGATCCGCGAAATGATCATCACCGCACTGCGCGCGGGTGCCGACAAGCTTGACCGTGGCGACCTGAAAATCATCAATAGCGGAATGAAAGAGCTGCGTTATTCTTTTAAACTCTTTTCCGAATACTCGGAACGGCGCAAAGTGAGTATTTTTGGCTCGGCGCGCATTCACCATGACGATGCCGCCTATCAGTCGGCACGCGAATTCGCTCGCCGCATGGTGGAAGAAGGGTTTATGGTCATCACCGGCGCGGGCGGCGGCATTATGCAGGCCGGCAACGAAGGGGCGGGGAAAGATAATTCCTTTGGTGTCAACATTACGCTTCCTTTTGAGCAGGGAGCAAATGAGTGGATTAACAACGACTCCAAGCTGATCAATTTTAAATATTTCTTTTCGCGCAAGATTTTGTTTGTCAAAGAAGCCGAAGCGATTGTGATGTTTCCTGGTGGCTTCGGAACGCATGATGAAGCCTTTGAATCGCTAACCTTGATTCAGACTGGTAAGTCGGTGGTGGTGCCAGTAATTTTCATCGACCCATTAGGCAATAACCATTGGCAAGGTCTAGAAGATTATATGCGTGAACACCTCTATCGTGCGGGGCTCATCAGCGAAGACGATATGCACCTCTACCGCGTGACGAATAGCATTGACGACGCTATCAGCGAAATTATCAGTTTCTATAGTCGTTTCCACTCGTATCGCTTCGTGAAAGATCGCATCGTTATCCGGATGAATTCCGCTCTGCGTTCAGAGCAAGTGGCCTATCTCAATCAGGATTTTCGCGATATTGTTGCCAGCGGGAGTATCGAACAATATCAATCTACCGAAGCCGAATACGGCGAAGATGCCACGTGCGGCATGCCGCGCTTAGCATTCCATTTTGACCGCAGAAGTTATGGGCGGCTCCGCTTACTGATAGATATGATCAACGGCTTTCATTGA
- a CDS encoding class I SAM-dependent rRNA methyltransferase, whose product MALKKIWIKPKASKHATGGHPWIFSGAIEREEGTITAVDTVAVYVGERCVGSGLYSPESQIRVRMFSREAVEFNSTHLRATLTFARNRRRELIGRHSNCYRLLNSEGDFTPGLVVDVYGQVAVMQLTTASMDARRDMVVRELQALGFTTIVERSDASARKAEGLEGVTQLICGTLPDPLIVMENGIQYHVDPLQGQKTGFFLDQRDNRALVRSLAKGKEVLNCFSYTGGFTLNALAGEASLVKSVEISSPALHTLGENIRLNKFDGSHHVMVREDVFEFLRAEESAYDIVVLDPPPFVKRADKVQQALAGYKEINLMGMKHVNRGGYLLTFSCSGHIDMAGFEEVIRWAAIDSGRQVRVLQRLGAGFDHPRNICHREGEYLKGFLLQIV is encoded by the coding sequence GTGGCACTGAAAAAGATCTGGATTAAACCGAAGGCGAGCAAACACGCGACTGGCGGGCACCCGTGGATTTTCAGTGGCGCGATTGAACGCGAAGAGGGCACTATCACGGCTGTCGATACGGTTGCGGTCTATGTTGGCGAGCGGTGCGTTGGTTCGGGGCTTTATTCTCCTGAAAGCCAGATCCGGGTGCGGATGTTTTCGCGCGAGGCAGTAGAGTTCAACAGCACCCATTTGCGCGCGACGCTTACTTTTGCGCGCAATCGCCGCCGCGAATTGATCGGACGTCACTCCAACTGCTACCGCTTGTTGAATTCCGAAGGTGACTTTACCCCCGGATTGGTGGTGGATGTGTATGGTCAGGTCGCTGTAATGCAGCTCACAACTGCTTCGATGGATGCACGGCGCGACATGGTTGTGCGAGAACTGCAAGCGCTGGGCTTTACCACTATTGTCGAACGCAGTGATGCCAGTGCGCGTAAAGCCGAGGGGCTGGAAGGGGTTACGCAGTTAATTTGCGGAACGCTCCCCGATCCGTTGATAGTGATGGAAAACGGTATTCAATATCACGTTGATCCGTTGCAGGGGCAAAAAACCGGATTTTTCCTTGATCAGCGCGACAACCGCGCTTTGGTGCGTTCGCTCGCGAAAGGGAAAGAAGTCTTAAACTGCTTCAGTTATACTGGCGGCTTCACGCTGAATGCACTGGCTGGCGAGGCATCGTTGGTTAAAAGTGTCGAAATTAGTTCGCCCGCCTTGCATACCTTGGGCGAAAATATCCGCCTGAACAAGTTTGATGGTTCGCACCACGTGATGGTACGCGAAGACGTGTTTGAGTTTCTCCGAGCGGAAGAATCGGCGTATGATATTGTGGTTCTTGATCCACCGCCGTTTGTGAAACGGGCGGATAAAGTGCAGCAAGCCTTGGCGGGATATAAAGAAATAAACCTGATGGGGATGAAACACGTCAATCGTGGCGGGTATCTGCTGACGTTTTCATGCAGCGGTCACATCGATATGGCTGGATTCGAAGAAGTTATCCGATGGGCTGCCATTGACAGTGGACGCCAAGTGCGTGTCTTGCAGCGTTTAGGTGCGGGATTTGATCACCCGCGCAACATCTGCCATCGCGAAGGGGAATACCTGAAAGGATTCCTGCTTCAGATCGTGTGA
- a CDS encoding YciI family protein, which translates to MIAVYAKDKADALSIRLATRPDHVAYLTKLHEAGEIAFAGPLQDDAGETMIGSLLVFTSDDLGAVRAMLDADPYTKAGLFETVEVRRVKRVF; encoded by the coding sequence ATGATTGCTGTATATGCCAAAGACAAAGCTGACGCCTTGTCTATCCGCCTTGCGACTCGTCCCGACCATGTGGCGTATCTCACGAAACTGCACGAAGCAGGCGAAATTGCGTTTGCTGGCCCGCTGCAAGACGATGCTGGTGAGACGATGATCGGTAGTTTGTTGGTGTTCACCAGCGACGATCTCGGTGCGGTGCGCGCTATGCTGGATGCTGATCCTTATACCAAAGCTGGTTTATTTGAAACCGTTGAAGTGCGCCGCGTAAAGCGGGTATTTTAA
- a CDS encoding helix-turn-helix domain-containing protein — protein sequence MLIHDLGMQIRALRKEHKMTQTQLAQIAGISRVTLGKVERGEFGTVSLAVVDGILRTFGYELSAQKRTSHGLPTLDEYPNAGR from the coding sequence ATGCTTATCCATGACCTCGGCATGCAAATCAGAGCGTTACGCAAAGAGCACAAAATGACACAGACGCAACTGGCACAAATAGCGGGAATCAGTCGGGTGACGCTCGGCAAGGTGGAACGGGGCGAGTTTGGCACGGTGTCATTGGCGGTGGTCGATGGTATTCTGCGTACATTTGGCTATGAATTGAGTGCGCAAAAAAGAACGTCGCATGGTCTGCCGACGCTTGATGAATACCCGAATGCGGGAAGGTAA
- a CDS encoding type II toxin-antitoxin system HipA family toxin, with protein sequence MAQIDVSVFGQKAGKLFFEAEHHRYGFNYTAFAAPISLIMPCRNATYLWKQHLHPIFDMNMPEGYIFELFKNFLAKEYGYVDDFLIFSRLCPNIQSHLTYQSWCEVKRFPTFHLDDVLQNDTPDTFQYIVAQFLEKNAISGVQPKSLALLTNKESLSSREYIIKTWGDEYPQLALNEFFCLQAVAKAGIPVPTVQLSANNRFLVLERFNYDKDTGVYYGFEEIATLLGKNKEEKYSGSYEQIAKVVKTLTSDSLHELQHLYALIVMNFLLKNGDGHLKNFGILYNEDRSRTWLAPAYDVVNTTLYFPRDRPALSLFGKKIWFGRKKLEKFGVQHCSLSSKQAEDIFDQCANAVAETLRDVAAYMRQDDRCAVLGKQLTESWSQSLRAMKEG encoded by the coding sequence GTGGCGCAGATTGACGTTTCCGTGTTTGGCCAAAAGGCGGGAAAGCTGTTTTTCGAAGCAGAGCATCATCGCTATGGCTTCAATTACACGGCTTTTGCTGCGCCTATTTCGTTGATTATGCCTTGCCGGAATGCAACGTACTTGTGGAAGCAACATTTGCATCCGATTTTTGATATGAATATGCCGGAAGGGTATATTTTCGAGCTTTTCAAGAATTTTCTCGCCAAAGAGTATGGATATGTTGATGATTTTCTTATCTTTTCGCGTCTTTGCCCTAATATTCAAAGCCATCTGACGTATCAGAGTTGGTGCGAGGTCAAAAGATTTCCCACGTTTCATCTTGACGATGTGTTGCAGAACGATACTCCGGATACGTTCCAGTATATTGTGGCGCAATTTCTGGAAAAAAACGCTATCAGCGGTGTGCAACCGAAATCTCTTGCGCTGCTCACGAACAAAGAATCCCTGAGTTCGCGGGAATACATCATCAAAACGTGGGGTGATGAATACCCTCAACTAGCCCTGAATGAGTTCTTTTGTTTGCAGGCGGTGGCCAAGGCGGGTATTCCGGTGCCAACGGTGCAGCTTTCCGCCAATAATCGTTTTCTGGTGCTGGAGCGTTTCAATTACGATAAAGATACTGGCGTTTATTACGGTTTTGAAGAGATCGCAACGCTCCTTGGTAAAAACAAGGAAGAAAAATACTCCGGTAGCTATGAGCAAATTGCCAAAGTAGTAAAGACGTTAACCAGCGATTCGTTACACGAATTGCAACATCTGTATGCTCTGATTGTGATGAACTTTCTCCTTAAAAATGGCGATGGCCACCTGAAAAATTTCGGTATTCTCTATAATGAAGATCGTTCGCGAACTTGGCTGGCTCCGGCTTACGATGTGGTCAATACGACACTCTACTTTCCCCGCGACCGCCCGGCGTTGAGTTTATTCGGTAAAAAAATCTGGTTTGGTCGCAAGAAGCTCGAAAAATTCGGCGTGCAGCACTGTTCTCTCTCTAGCAAGCAAGCGGAGGATATTTTTGATCAGTGCGCGAACGCTGTAGCAGAAACGCTGCGCGATGTCGCCGCATACATGCGGCAGGATGATCGCTGCGCTGTTCTGGGCAAGCAATTGACAGAAAGTTGGTCGCAATCATTACGTGCGATGAAGGAAGGTTAA